One Bos taurus isolate L1 Dominette 01449 registration number 42190680 breed Hereford unplaced genomic scaffold, ARS-UCD2.0 contig_15_unplaced, whole genome shotgun sequence genomic window, caccagggaagctcaaaggtACCTGTAAAGGTACATTTACCTGTAATTTATTACCTGTAAAGGTAAATGTTTGCTTAATTTCTCTATATCTtttcatatataaatttaaagacaaaattgCCAATACTTGGCAGTCAAGTGTCTCAATTTAAGACACTCAGAGAACTTAGGTTTGGAGACTAAAATAACccacaaatatattaaaagttcagaatttttttaaacctagaaaataaaactatattttgtGCTTCTTTAGCATCCTCCAGAACCACTGTTCCTCATATGTCACTTGTTCCAACTGATCTGACATGATCAATCCCTGGTAGACTGGATAAATTCATTCAAGCACAACCTTGTAGAGCTTCAAATTATGCCATCCTTCAAACCACATTCCCAGGGTAATAACTATCAACACCATTAATCAGAAAGTATAATTTGAGGTGATCCTTCTACAAATTGCAAATGGGAACCAGTAGGTAAATCAAatcccctttcctctccttcaaGTATCAGTCATGAGATACAAGTTCTAAACAATGGTCTCATAAGATAGAGAATGTTGCTACATTTAGCAGCAGCCAGCTCTATAAAGAATCATAATCAAGGATCTCCTACTATTTTTGTCCCTTATAGTCAttaatatattgttgttgttcagtaactcagtcctgtccaactctttgcaaccccatgggctgcagcactccaggaagTCTAATATGTAAAGTAGGATatgtgattttagagctcaagaaaTTTAGGGATCCACTGACCCTGAACCTCAGGAACAAACCATTATTTTGCTAATCTAATTCAGAGTGTGTCTAAACTAGCCAGATCCtgcatgtatatataatgtataataaaaaaataatattatgtaatataacaacaaaaaacagccTATTCCACACTTCTATTCTTCCTTATTCTGCTCAACAGATCAACCCTAAACATAAATGAGCCTTAATTTACTTAGAGAACCAACTTTACCTGTCTGTGTCTGAGAGAAGACCATTGTCTTCAAATTTGCCTACCAGGTCACATTTAGTGTCCCCAAAAACAGTAGTTTGcttgatatttattgaatgagatAATTTAAGGAAGGTGAAATCTATTCTGACAAATTCCATTTGAGAACCAACTCTAGGAATAAACACCTCACTCACTGGGACCAGAAGCAGGGTGGCTAATACTGAAGGTTCCCATAGGATTAAGTACTAACACTCACAGGACAACAGAAACAAGATTTATTCTGGGACTCCAAGCCACCCAGAAGAATAACCAACTGCTGTGAAAATAGGATGGCATTTGGAAGAAGATAAAGAAGGAACTCTGAATGCTGACTTTTCAGGCAAACAAGATGAGAACTCAAGGAAGATGCCAAAGACTGGTGATCTccatttcataattttcatttccACAAGAGCTAAGAGCTATATCAAGAATACTGAACCTTGCATTTTCCAGTTCTGATAAAGCTGCTGTATGATTGCTTGCTTCTGTCATGTGTATGTATTATAGAACCTCAAAAAATTCTGTCCAAACTGCTATCCAAAGCACTGAACGAATGCTCGGTATGGTTGAATGATAAAGATTGAATGAAAGTGAAGCCTGAACAATTCTGACTTCCTATCCAAGTTTTCTTCTGCACTTATCATAATCAGTGGTGAGAAGACAGAATACCAACCTCTATGGCATCCATTAACATGTCATATTTGAACCCCAGAACTGTAATCTTGATTGGAATTCCTGGACTACAGCATATGCAGTTTTGGATTGGGTTTCCTTTTTTTGCTGTGTGCCTGGTGGCTCTTTTGGGAAACATCATTTTACTGATCATAATCCCTATGGAACGCAGCCTACACCAGCCCATGTACATCTTCCTGGCAGTGTTGGCAGCCACTGACATAGGACTCTGTGCAGCCATTGCTCCCAAGATGTTGGCTATCTTCTGGTTCAGGTCTTACTCCATGGCCTTTGACACTTGCTTAGCCCAGCTGTTCTTCATTCATGCCTTGCAGTGCATGGAGTCTGGTATTCTGTTGGCCATGGCATTGGACCGCTATATTGCCATCTGTGATCCTCTGAGGCACACATCCATTCTCACACCTTCAGTTCTGGGTCGCATGGTGGTGATAGTGGCAATTCGAGCTACAGTGTTGGTGGGTCTCTTACCCATTCTAATCAAAAGACTGCACCGTTTCCATTCCACTGTAATTGCCCACTCCTACTGTGAGCACATGGCTGTAGTTAAGCTGGCTGCAGAAGACATCCGTGTCAATAATACATGTGGTCTTTTCGTAGGTTTTACAATTCTGGGATTTGATATGATTTTCATCCTCATTTCCTATACCCTTATTTTCCAGGCTGTTTTACGTCTACACCAAAAGGAGGCACGGCTCAAAGCATTCAACACATGCACAGctcacatttttgttttccttgagttttatattcttgccttcttctccttcttcagcCATCGTTTTGGACACGTTGTCCCTTCTACTCATATTCTTCTGTCTACCATCTACCTTCTTGTACCACCTGCACTGAACCCTATTGTCTATGGGGTAAAAAATAAGGTAATTTGTAAGCATGTGGCACAGGTTTTGCTTCTGAATCATGGATCCCAGCAGTGATCTATCAAATGCCTCTGGACATgtagagaatatttttatttcctacaaAGGGAAAGAGTTCAGACTCTTCTTGTTAACTGTTGGGGTTTTATATCATCATGCTCTAACTTCAAAGCATTTATTTCCAAGACAGCTAAGTTGACATAAAAAGTGTTCAGGTTAACACTGATATTATTTATCTCTAATATATTTCTCTTCTAAtataatcttttcttttcctttccttatttttaatttgtagttaATTTAGTTCTTCATAAGAGATCattctttgattttagttttcGAACTTTTGGTACTggaataccatccaaccattttatcctctgtcatccccttcttctgccttaaatctttcccagcatcagggtcttttccaatgagtcagctcttcaaaccaggtggccaaagtactggagcttcaactttggCACCagtcctccagtgaatattcagagctgatttcctttaggattgactggtttgatctccctgctgttcaagggactctcaagagtcttctccagcaccacagctggaaagcatcaattctttagttctcagccttctttatggtccaactctcacatttgtacatgaatactagaaaaacaatagcttagACTGTTTGGAACATTGTCACAAAATGATATCTCAACTTTTTgatagctgtctaggtttgttatagcttttcttccaaggagcaagcatcttttaattttgtgaccattcacagtgattttggagtccaaaaaaataaaatcttccaccatttccactttttctccaacaatttgccatgaagtgatgggattagataccatgattttagtttttggcatgttgagttttaagccagttttttcactctcttctttcaccttcgagaggctctttagttcttcttctctttctgccatttaagtagcatcatttgcatatctgaggttactgatagttctcctggcaatcttgattttgttttgtgagtcatccagcctggcatttctcatgatgtacaatatataatatacagtgacaatatacagccttgacatactcctttcccaattttgaaccagcctgttgttccatacaaggttctaactgttgcctcttgtcctgcatacaggtttctcgggagacaggtaaggtggtctggtattcccatctctttaagaatttttcacagtttgttgtcatccacacaaagtctttaatgtagtcaatgaagcagaagtagatttctctctctctctcttttgtttttctgaattgcCCTGATTTTTGTATGAAAtgatggatgctggcaatttgatatctggttcctctgccttttataagtCCAGTTTTTACATGCAGAAGTTCTTGATTCACTGCTGAaatctagcttgaagaattttgagcataatcttgttagcatgtgaagATATGAGCTGcatgatttccaaatatttaaacCTTGAATAATATGCTTAAGTCTTAATTTAGCTATATTGTATTCAGAGAATATGCTTTTCACAATATTAAACATTTGAAATGTGTTAAGACTTGAATTATGGCCCagtttaaggtctattttgtatATGCTGAGATGAATATGCATTATATAATTATTGAAAAGtgagaaaaacaagaacaaattaaacataaataagtTGAAAGATGGAAATGATTATGAtagaaaatgaattaataaaacatgaagcaaattacaggaaaaaagccagagagagagaatataaatCACCAACACAAGGAAAGAACAAAGTCTTATTTTTACATGctgtatacattaaaatattataatgaaatattgaaaataaattactACCAATGAATTTGACTATGTAAACAAAATAAGCCCAATTCTTGAAAGATATAAATTACAAAAATTGTAAAGCAAAACATATAAAACCTGAGTATCTGTAAAGATATGAAATTTTATatctgtaaaacaactgaatattcataatttttcttaattatttttgaaaaaaattgtatatatagaatagatgttaaatacacaaacacatgcaatttaaaaatcatacacatacacacacacactgaaaatattacCACAAGAAAAGTAACATATCCATCTTCTCATACAgttactttgtgtgtgtgaggggagAACACTGAAGAGTTACCTTATTAACAATTAAGTGCACAACACACTATTATTGACTATAGTTCACCATGTTGTGCATTAGGTTTTTCAAATGTATTCGTCTTACAACTGCAAGTTTATACCCTTTGATCAAAAGCTCTCTTTTCCCACTTTGGTACAGCCTCTGGTGACCATCATTCTTTTCTCTGTTACTATGAGTCTAtgggtttgatttttttaaacattcaatatataa contains:
- the OR52AB2 gene encoding olfactory receptor family 52 subfamily AB member 2, with the protein product MASINMSYLNPRTVILIGIPGLQHMQFWIGFPFFAVCLVALLGNIILLIIIPMERSLHQPMYIFLAVLAATDIGLCAAIAPKMLAIFWFRSYSMAFDTCLAQLFFIHALQCMESGILLAMALDRYIAICDPLRHTSILTPSVLGRMVVIVAIRATVLVGLLPILIKRLHRFHSTVIAHSYCEHMAVVKLAAEDIRVNNTCGLFVGFTILGFDMIFILISYTLIFQAVLRLHQKEARLKAFNTCTAHIFVFLEFYILAFFSFFSHRFGHVVPSTHILLSTIYLLVPPALNPIVYGVKNKVICKHVAQVLLLNHGSQQ